A stretch of Magnetococcales bacterium DNA encodes these proteins:
- a CDS encoding phosphoribosylaminoimidazolesuccinocarboxamide synthase translates to MEKRDKLYEGKAKVLFATDDPDLVIQYFKDDATAFNGEKRGTIVDKGVVNNMVSSRLFTILGAVGIPTHLVRQLTPREQLVQRVEIVPVEVVVRNRAAGSMAKRLGREEGERLSRPVVEFYLKSDALGDPLITLDHIEIFDWATEEEMEAIVEMSHRINDALLAYFASINITLVDYKLEFGRPTSGHHPLILADEISPDTCRLWDTATGKKLDKDRFRRDLGGVEEAYQEIARRMGLG, encoded by the coding sequence ATGGAAAAACGCGACAAGCTGTATGAAGGCAAGGCCAAGGTGTTGTTTGCCACGGACGATCCTGATCTGGTCATCCAATATTTCAAGGACGATGCCACGGCCTTCAATGGCGAAAAACGCGGGACCATCGTTGACAAGGGTGTGGTCAACAACATGGTCTCTTCCCGTCTGTTCACCATTCTTGGCGCTGTGGGCATTCCCACCCATCTCGTGCGGCAACTGACTCCCCGGGAGCAACTGGTACAACGGGTGGAGATCGTCCCCGTCGAGGTGGTGGTGCGCAACCGGGCCGCCGGTTCCATGGCCAAACGTTTGGGGCGGGAGGAGGGTGAACGACTTTCCAGGCCCGTTGTCGAGTTCTACCTGAAGTCCGATGCCCTGGGCGATCCATTGATCACTCTGGACCACATCGAGATTTTCGACTGGGCCACAGAGGAAGAGATGGAAGCCATCGTGGAGATGAGTCACCGCATCAATGACGCCTTGCTGGCCTATTTTGCTTCGATCAACATCACGCTTGTCGATTACAAGCTCGAATTTGGTCGCCCCACTTCGGGTCATCATCCTTTGATTCTGGCCGATGAAATCTCTCCGGACACCTGCCGCCTCTGGGACACAGCGACCGGCAAGAAGCTGGACAAGGATCGCTTTCGCCGGGATCTGGGTGGCGTGGAAGAGGCCTACCAGGAGATCGCCCGGCGCATGGGCCTGGGCTGA
- a CDS encoding YmdB family metallophosphoesterase, whose translation MTATKPEELSLLLIGDVVGKPGRRVLQQHLGHLRLALGVDLVVANGENAAAGIGITPAIADELFKAGVDVITSGNHIWRYAEIHDYLGTHHRLLRPVNYPPGVPGQGYVQLATPGGVRVGVLNLLGRVFMDAVDCPFQSADKLLASVRLGRDVDVIVVDFHAEASSEKVAMAWHLDGRVSAVLGTHTHVPTADQRIFPRGTGFQCDLGMTGSYDSVIGMRVDSVMPKFTTHLPGKLQPADGAGTLCGALVRVHAATGRCRAIQPVRRGPGLAETQPESGH comes from the coding sequence ATGACCGCAACCAAACCGGAAGAATTGTCGCTCCTCCTGATCGGCGATGTGGTGGGCAAGCCGGGTCGGCGTGTCCTGCAACAGCATTTGGGACATCTGCGTCTGGCCCTGGGGGTTGACCTTGTTGTCGCCAATGGGGAGAACGCCGCAGCGGGCATTGGCATCACTCCGGCTATTGCCGATGAGCTTTTCAAGGCGGGGGTGGATGTCATCACGTCGGGCAATCACATCTGGCGATACGCGGAGATACACGATTATCTGGGCACGCATCATCGGTTGCTGCGTCCTGTCAATTACCCTCCCGGCGTGCCTGGCCAGGGGTATGTGCAATTGGCCACGCCAGGCGGCGTGCGGGTCGGCGTCTTGAATCTTTTGGGGCGGGTATTCATGGATGCCGTGGATTGCCCGTTTCAAAGTGCCGACAAACTCCTCGCATCCGTCCGCCTGGGGCGTGATGTCGATGTCATCGTGGTCGATTTCCATGCCGAGGCGTCATCGGAAAAGGTTGCCATGGCCTGGCATCTCGATGGCCGCGTTTCAGCGGTGTTGGGAACCCACACCCATGTGCCGACAGCCGATCAACGCATTTTTCCGCGTGGGACCGGGTTTCAGTGTGACCTGGGCATGACGGGAAGCTACGATTCGGTCATCGGCATGCGTGTCGATAGCGTCATGCCCAAATTTACCACCCATTTGCCAGGCAAATTGCAGCCTGCCGACGGGGCAGGTACGTTGTGTGGCGCTTTGGTGCGGGTGCATGCCGCCACAGGCCGCTGCCGTGCCATCCAACCGGTGCGTCGAGGCCCCGGCCTCGCGGAAACCCAACCTGAATCCGGGCATTGA
- a CDS encoding UDP-N-acetylmuramoyl-L-alanyl-D-glutamate--2,6-diaminopimelate ligase, with amino-acid sequence MNEACAIRQSAGNEACAIHQSAGLHGCGSYLLAQDCVDLVCTGPNVPLSGLTADSRQVAPGFLFAALSGRHADGHLFIDQALERGAAAILDDGSWAPDPAVANRVCRFIHPEPRRGLSWLAAAFYGHPARTMQTVGITGTNGKTTVAAMVESILSVSGKRVGVMGTTGNRWPGVQQATSMTTPDPITLQSLLGEMQGSGCTAMVMEVSSHALDQSRTASIFFDVGAFLNLTRDHLDYHGTEEAYFTAKSRLFQAGQCARSVINMHDPRAPVLLEQCRRGDIPVATFAGEMGETGDFQARDVAMTWQGSRFRMVTPAGEVTVDLPVPGDFNVTNALAAAAIAWQLSISPALIQTGLARFTPPPGRMQRIDGGQPFAVVVDFAHTPDALERLLRTARRITPGRLLLLFGCGGDRDKLKRPMMGRVAACLADMTIVTDDNPRNEDPAVIRQAILTGIAEIGGKHTCLEMGDRAMAIAHAFTLASAGDTVLLAGKGHETGQSVAGRVLPFSDVEVSKNQLNFWRRT; translated from the coding sequence ATGAACGAGGCTTGTGCCATACGCCAATCTGCCGGGAACGAGGCTTGTGCCATACACCAATCTGCCGGTTTGCACGGGTGTGGTTCTTATCTTCTGGCGCAAGATTGTGTCGATCTGGTCTGCACGGGGCCGAATGTTCCCTTGTCGGGATTGACAGCCGATTCCCGGCAGGTCGCGCCTGGTTTTCTCTTTGCTGCCCTCTCGGGTAGACATGCTGATGGGCATCTCTTCATCGACCAGGCCCTGGAACGGGGAGCCGCAGCCATTCTGGATGATGGGAGCTGGGCCCCTGATCCGGCTGTCGCCAATCGGGTCTGCCGGTTCATTCACCCCGAGCCGCGTCGGGGGTTGTCGTGGCTGGCCGCAGCCTTTTACGGTCACCCTGCCCGCACGATGCAAACCGTCGGGATCACGGGAACCAACGGCAAGACGACCGTGGCGGCCATGGTGGAATCCATTCTGTCCGTGAGCGGCAAGCGGGTTGGCGTCATGGGAACCACAGGAAATCGTTGGCCAGGAGTGCAACAGGCCACCTCCATGACCACACCCGATCCCATTACCCTGCAATCTTTGCTGGGAGAGATGCAGGGCTCCGGTTGCACGGCCATGGTCATGGAGGTCTCTTCGCATGCCTTGGATCAATCCCGCACGGCCAGTATCTTTTTTGATGTGGGGGCTTTTTTAAATCTCACCCGCGACCATCTGGACTACCATGGAACCGAGGAAGCCTATTTTACGGCCAAATCGCGCCTGTTCCAGGCTGGCCAGTGTGCGCGCAGCGTGATCAACATGCATGACCCACGCGCACCCGTCTTGTTGGAACAATGCCGGAGGGGTGACATACCGGTGGCCACATTTGCCGGGGAGATGGGTGAAACTGGAGATTTTCAGGCCCGTGACGTGGCCATGACCTGGCAAGGTTCCCGCTTCCGGATGGTCACGCCTGCGGGTGAAGTCACTGTCGATCTGCCCGTGCCGGGTGATTTCAATGTCACCAATGCCTTGGCTGCGGCTGCGATTGCCTGGCAACTATCCATCTCTCCCGCTCTGATCCAGACAGGTCTGGCCCGGTTTACCCCTCCCCCAGGTCGCATGCAAAGGATTGATGGTGGTCAACCTTTTGCTGTTGTGGTCGACTTTGCCCATACACCGGATGCCCTGGAACGCCTGTTGCGGACCGCCCGGCGCATCACCCCGGGGCGTTTGCTCCTCCTGTTTGGTTGCGGTGGCGATCGAGACAAGCTGAAACGCCCGATGATGGGCCGTGTCGCTGCCTGTCTGGCCGATATGACCATTGTAACCGATGACAACCCCCGCAACGAAGATCCTGCCGTCATTCGACAGGCTATTTTGACAGGCATCGCTGAAATCGGGGGAAAACACACCTGCCTGGAGATGGGTGATCGAGCCATGGCCATCGCACATGCCTTCACCCTGGCATCGGCGGGCGATACTGTTTTATTGGCAGGCAAGGGCCATGAAACCGGGCAAAGCGTGGCAGGACGGGTATTGCCTTTCAGCGATGTCGAAGTGTCCAAAAACCAACTGAATTTCTGGCGGAGAACATGA
- a CDS encoding penicillin-binding protein 2, whose translation MKFSRPKDKSAARPPPAPVRPKRIVRSPSVGGRQGILARLPNPLVPRDSEAHFQSRLRFVVGMFLLCFALLGIRALDLTILQGESLREKADNQYKKKVPIPGVRGRILDRHGRTMATSLPVKTLSLDRDRMGDPGEMARWLAPLLDTDVATLEKRLSKARPGSFPVLKRRLSPDVVDKIQTMEEKLIREKEQRTGEEAEGPALFFAPEVQRFYPLGELTSHIIGFVDFDGRGVEGLERSFETVLRGKDGSRLVVRDRLGRPMPQAQVLQPAHPGTDLVLTIDTTIQYVAYRALLKAMTRTKAQSGVVVVLDPDNGDILAMVNQPSFNPNNLAESEPKDRRNRVVMDAFEPGSTFKIFTVSAALDQGVVKPDTLLDIEGGSIVVGGRRIRDTHRKHQMMTVSQVLQKSSNVGAAKIGLMLGNERQEPYLHRFGFARPTGIELDYEASGRFPDIKHYVRVGLANRSFGQGISVTPIQLASGAAAIVNGGQLYQPHLAAGRVVNGRLVPQKRNPPTQVISEATSQMMRKILTDVVGPEGTAPQAAVEGYVSAGKTGTAQKASPMGGYAAGLYFSSFVGFIPADHPRLLIYVGLDEPVGQYYGGVVAAPVFKEISQEVLPLLAVLPEIPKNAPMPPIAGHVFNPEQPKDQPATNSLVDMSLWQSLEVLIERGVIPQVQGSGRVVREIALPDGGMRLELQ comes from the coding sequence ATGAAATTCAGCAGACCCAAGGATAAATCGGCTGCACGACCTCCACCTGCGCCCGTGCGGCCCAAAAGGATCGTGCGTTCGCCATCGGTTGGCGGGCGGCAGGGTATCCTGGCGCGTCTTCCCAATCCCCTTGTGCCTCGTGACAGCGAAGCCCACTTTCAGAGCCGGCTCCGTTTTGTCGTGGGAATGTTTCTTCTGTGTTTTGCCCTGCTGGGCATCCGCGCCCTGGATCTCACCATCCTTCAGGGGGAGAGTCTACGCGAAAAGGCCGACAATCAGTACAAAAAGAAAGTGCCCATACCCGGCGTGCGTGGCCGTATCCTGGATCGCCATGGTCGAACCATGGCCACGAGCCTGCCGGTCAAAACCCTGTCGTTGGATCGTGACCGGATGGGTGATCCGGGTGAGATGGCCAGATGGCTCGCCCCTCTCCTGGATACGGATGTTGCCACTCTGGAAAAACGCCTGAGCAAGGCGCGTCCGGGGAGCTTTCCGGTTTTGAAACGTCGGCTTTCCCCAGACGTTGTCGACAAAATCCAGACCATGGAGGAGAAGCTGATCCGCGAAAAGGAGCAACGGACCGGGGAAGAAGCAGAAGGTCCGGCGCTGTTTTTTGCTCCGGAAGTGCAGCGCTTCTATCCCCTGGGGGAGTTGACCTCCCATATCATCGGTTTCGTCGATTTTGACGGGCGCGGTGTCGAGGGGCTGGAACGTTCCTTTGAAACAGTCCTGCGCGGCAAGGACGGAAGCCGTCTCGTCGTCCGGGATCGTCTGGGTCGCCCCATGCCGCAAGCCCAGGTTTTGCAACCCGCCCACCCGGGGACCGACCTGGTTTTGACCATCGACACAACAATCCAGTATGTAGCCTACCGCGCTTTGCTCAAGGCCATGACCCGCACCAAGGCGCAATCCGGCGTGGTTGTCGTCCTCGATCCTGACAATGGCGATATCCTGGCCATGGTGAACCAACCCAGTTTTAATCCCAACAACCTGGCCGAAAGCGAGCCCAAGGACCGGCGCAACCGGGTGGTCATGGATGCCTTTGAACCAGGGTCCACGTTCAAGATTTTTACCGTCTCCGCCGCCCTGGACCAGGGGGTGGTCAAGCCGGATACCCTTCTTGACATCGAGGGTGGCAGCATCGTCGTGGGTGGTCGCCGCATTCGGGACACCCACCGGAAACATCAGATGATGACTGTCAGTCAGGTTTTGCAGAAAAGCTCCAACGTCGGGGCCGCCAAGATTGGCCTGATGCTCGGGAACGAACGACAGGAGCCCTATCTCCATCGTTTCGGTTTTGCCCGACCTACCGGAATCGAACTCGATTATGAAGCCAGCGGACGTTTTCCGGATATCAAGCATTATGTGCGGGTCGGACTTGCCAACCGCTCCTTTGGACAAGGTATCAGCGTCACCCCCATACAGTTGGCCAGCGGGGCAGCGGCCATCGTCAATGGGGGGCAACTTTACCAACCCCATCTGGCGGCTGGCCGTGTCGTCAATGGCAGGCTGGTTCCGCAGAAGCGCAATCCGCCGACGCAAGTCATCTCTGAGGCGACATCCCAGATGATGCGCAAGATTCTCACGGACGTGGTGGGTCCGGAGGGAACCGCGCCCCAGGCTGCCGTGGAGGGGTATGTCTCTGCCGGGAAGACCGGCACGGCACAAAAGGCCTCCCCCATGGGTGGATACGCAGCCGGGTTGTATTTCTCCTCTTTCGTCGGGTTTATCCCGGCGGATCATCCGCGCCTGCTGATCTATGTGGGGTTGGACGAGCCTGTCGGGCAGTATTATGGCGGTGTCGTCGCTGCGCCTGTTTTCAAGGAGATCTCCCAGGAAGTCCTCCCCTTGTTGGCCGTGTTGCCGGAAATTCCCAAAAATGCCCCCATGCCACCCATTGCCGGACATGTGTTCAACCCGGAGCAGCCCAAGGATCAACCGGCAACGAACTCCCTGGTCGACATGAGCTTGTGGCAGTCTCTGGAGGTTTTGATCGAGAGGGGCGTCATTCCACAGGTTCAGGGTTCCGGTCGAGTCGTTCGGGAAATCGCCCTGCCCGATGGGGGCATGCGGTTGGAGCTGCAATGA
- a CDS encoding cell division protein FtsL, with product MRPYWLLSLVLIALLVVTAAATVASRSWMLTAHRALEAAQKERLQLLDEEQALQVEWVYRTGLNTIERRARKELGMEPPRSDQWRVWRQDDP from the coding sequence ATGAGACCCTATTGGTTGCTATCCTTGGTTCTGATCGCTCTGCTCGTGGTCACTGCGGCGGCCACCGTCGCTTCGCGCAGCTGGATGTTGACGGCCCATCGCGCCCTGGAAGCCGCCCAAAAGGAGAGGCTGCAACTCCTGGATGAGGAACAGGCTCTGCAGGTAGAATGGGTGTATCGGACCGGCTTGAACACCATAGAGCGGCGGGCGCGCAAAGAGTTGGGCATGGAACCCCCACGCTCTGACCAATGGCGGGTCTGGCGCCAGGATGATCCATGA
- the rsmH gene encoding 16S rRNA (cytosine(1402)-N(4))-methyltransferase RsmH, which yields MAEEVLAALAPMSGQILVDATFGGGGHSARLLEAMAPDGRVIAMDRDPEAVAHGALAVQAWQGRLTLLHGRFGQLTEHLQRLGMGLVDGIIFDLGVSSHQLDVPNRGFSFQADGPLDMRMDPASGPSAADLVNRLGQQALADLIFHHGDERYARRVARVIVQARLQAPLTTTRQLAKLLERALPYKRGGIHPATRTFQALRIAVNDELTELQSGLAAGISCLKPGGRIVVISFHSLEDRLVKETFRQGARPDLVGHPRLPPPLLSAAPSPVLRLITRKPWTPSPSEIQKNPRARSARVRVAERLPERMDTP from the coding sequence ATGGCCGAGGAGGTGCTTGCCGCCCTGGCGCCGATGAGCGGGCAGATTTTGGTCGATGCCACCTTCGGCGGGGGGGGGCATAGTGCTCGTTTGCTGGAGGCCATGGCGCCGGACGGTCGCGTCATCGCCATGGACCGGGATCCCGAAGCGGTGGCCCATGGCGCCTTGGCCGTGCAAGCCTGGCAGGGACGCCTGACCTTGCTGCATGGCAGGTTTGGCCAATTGACGGAACATCTGCAACGTCTTGGCATGGGGTTGGTGGATGGAATCATTTTCGATCTGGGGGTCTCTTCGCACCAATTGGATGTTCCCAACCGGGGGTTTTCCTTCCAGGCGGATGGCCCTTTGGACATGCGCATGGATCCGGCAAGCGGTCCTTCCGCAGCCGATCTGGTCAACCGCCTGGGACAACAGGCGTTGGCCGACCTGATCTTTCATCACGGTGATGAGCGGTACGCCCGTCGGGTTGCCCGCGTCATTGTACAAGCGCGCCTTCAAGCGCCATTGACCACCACGCGCCAGTTAGCGAAACTCCTGGAACGGGCTCTCCCCTATAAACGCGGAGGGATTCATCCTGCAACACGGACCTTTCAAGCCTTGCGTATTGCGGTCAACGACGAATTGACGGAACTCCAGTCTGGTTTGGCTGCGGGCATATCCTGCCTCAAACCAGGCGGGCGCATCGTGGTCATCAGTTTTCACTCCCTGGAAGATCGTTTGGTCAAAGAGACTTTTCGTCAGGGCGCCCGACCGGATTTGGTCGGTCATCCCAGGTTGCCGCCCCCTCTCCTTTCAGCCGCCCCATCGCCGGTTTTGCGTCTGATCACCCGCAAACCCTGGACGCCCTCCCCCAGTGAGATACAAAAAAATCCTCGCGCCCGAAGCGCCCGGGTGCGTGTGGCGGAGCGTTTGCCGGAAAGGATGGACACTCCATGA
- a CDS encoding EAL domain-containing protein, which yields METYVTPSDKLKNIFQKTLEEALPHDVDLPIEQKKELLNIVHQQHLTPIYQPVVDFCDGRIFGFQGRIRGPSHSRLHAPDKLFQVAERCGMVEILDHISRVILLQRFHAIHLTGWLFLKLALGKAASESPRVDLSPFLDHLLDIPVPLIMQVAQEADQEVIQKRFPVAVHHLDVTGMVPEQLLEQQIQNITVDRYFIQNIDIDLVKQRHLAALGTLAQQAGARLIAQGIETREELRVAKSLGVTHGMGFLLGRPRPDPLALVPVGVKDLLLGESGFQDRSVTQRDTIGNKDLVRSAPVVSPETHNIDVLGLFQDYPHLDLLPVMQNGEVVGLLNRHAFMERLARPFHHDLFGRKPCSLLMEKEPHVVGVDISIQELSKKMLNDTHRALASGYIVYDQDNYVGVGTVHELLRVLTEMQIQGARHANPLTLLPGNVPINDTANLWIEGQIPFIACYCDLDHFKPYNDVYGFKKGDSIIQATASVLSDCVEHDLDFLGHIGGDDFIILFRSTDWEARCQRILAEFAKVVVAFFDLEHVKNSGYESEDRQGKRVFHPLTSLSLGVVVVEPGRIASFMEISRFAAEAKKQAKKIPGNSLFVNRRQPVSLVKPVTSQPVEVAPEEMETAGVEVEKDQLMQKLRECHFKDHLTGLPNRRLLKDRLKQAMRQVRGTQEIIAMVLLAPEDGAMTSFDNLAMDSEERLLGKMARRLRQIKRKVDTLARWSDREFAFIFNGLTNNDQVALMVERLRESLNQPFLIFGKESTVRVNMGVAIFPQDGEKPDLLIKNAVTALRKARELGYGHWEFYESGTRLEMEARLHKIEQLRRAIHKGEFTLCYQPKWNPQAHRFTGFEALVRMHLDGNVTVSPMEFIPLAEESGLILPLGEWIIQTACHQARAWLDAGMQGFTMAINLSPRQLLDPNFPKMMHAALDASGIPPHMLEFEITESVVMQSSHQAVELLGAFQSLGITVALDDFGTGFSSLSRLHRLPIQTLKIDRSFVQDIHLSSKSEGIVAAIIALGRNHGLQIVAEGVENLEQFNILSRAGCDELQGFYIHRPLDPDHACRIFRDPDLHFLLPDSR from the coding sequence ATGGAGACATATGTCACACCATCCGACAAACTGAAAAACATTTTCCAGAAGACCCTGGAAGAGGCCTTGCCCCATGACGTGGATCTGCCCATCGAGCAGAAAAAGGAGCTGCTCAATATTGTGCATCAACAGCATTTGACGCCCATCTATCAGCCGGTGGTGGATTTCTGTGATGGCCGCATATTCGGTTTTCAGGGCCGCATCCGGGGACCATCCCACAGCAGGCTGCACGCACCGGACAAACTGTTTCAGGTGGCGGAACGCTGTGGCATGGTGGAAATTTTGGATCACATCAGCCGGGTCATTCTGTTGCAGCGGTTTCATGCCATTCATCTGACAGGTTGGTTGTTTTTGAAACTGGCCCTCGGCAAGGCCGCCAGCGAATCACCTCGTGTCGACCTGAGTCCATTTTTGGATCATCTCCTGGATATTCCCGTGCCTTTGATCATGCAGGTTGCACAAGAAGCGGATCAGGAGGTGATTCAAAAGCGTTTTCCGGTGGCCGTGCATCATCTGGATGTGACGGGGATGGTCCCGGAGCAACTCTTGGAACAACAGATCCAGAATATCACTGTGGATCGTTATTTCATCCAGAACATTGATATCGACCTGGTCAAACAGCGGCATCTGGCAGCGTTGGGAACTCTGGCGCAACAAGCTGGTGCGCGGCTTATCGCCCAGGGTATCGAAACCCGTGAGGAGTTGCGTGTGGCGAAAAGTCTGGGTGTGACGCACGGCATGGGTTTTTTGCTTGGCCGGCCACGCCCCGATCCTCTGGCCCTGGTCCCTGTGGGGGTCAAAGACCTGCTCCTGGGGGAGTCAGGCTTCCAGGATCGTTCCGTGACGCAGCGCGACACCATCGGCAACAAGGATCTGGTCAGGTCGGCTCCGGTCGTTTCCCCGGAGACCCATAACATCGACGTGTTGGGTCTTTTCCAGGATTATCCCCATCTGGATCTGCTGCCGGTCATGCAAAATGGCGAGGTGGTGGGTTTGTTGAACCGGCATGCCTTCATGGAGCGCCTGGCCCGCCCCTTTCACCATGATTTATTCGGGCGCAAACCCTGTTCTCTCCTGATGGAAAAGGAGCCCCATGTGGTGGGGGTGGATATCTCCATCCAGGAGCTCAGCAAAAAAATGTTGAACGACACCCATCGCGCTTTGGCCAGTGGCTATATCGTCTACGACCAGGACAACTATGTGGGTGTTGGAACGGTCCATGAGTTGTTGCGGGTGTTGACCGAGATGCAGATCCAGGGGGCGCGGCATGCCAATCCGCTGACCCTGCTGCCGGGCAATGTTCCCATCAACGACACCGCCAACCTGTGGATCGAAGGTCAAATCCCATTCATCGCCTGTTATTGTGATCTGGATCATTTCAAACCCTACAACGATGTCTACGGGTTTAAAAAAGGAGACAGCATCATTCAGGCCACGGCATCGGTTCTTTCCGACTGCGTAGAGCATGATCTGGACTTTCTGGGGCATATCGGCGGCGATGATTTCATCATCCTCTTTCGCAGTACGGACTGGGAGGCGCGTTGCCAACGAATACTGGCGGAGTTTGCCAAGGTCGTGGTCGCCTTCTTCGACCTGGAACATGTAAAAAATTCTGGTTATGAATCGGAGGATCGCCAAGGCAAACGGGTGTTTCATCCCCTGACATCCCTCTCCCTGGGTGTGGTTGTCGTCGAACCGGGTCGCATCGCCAGCTTCATGGAAATTTCCCGTTTTGCGGCGGAGGCCAAAAAACAGGCCAAAAAAATTCCCGGCAACTCCTTGTTCGTCAATCGACGGCAGCCCGTTTCCCTGGTCAAACCCGTCACCAGTCAACCTGTGGAGGTGGCGCCAGAGGAGATGGAGACTGCGGGAGTGGAAGTGGAAAAAGATCAGCTGATGCAAAAACTCAGGGAGTGCCACTTCAAGGATCATTTAACCGGTCTGCCCAATCGGCGTCTTCTCAAGGATCGTCTGAAACAGGCCATGCGGCAGGTCCGTGGCACGCAGGAGATCATCGCCATGGTTCTGCTGGCTCCAGAAGATGGGGCCATGACCAGTTTTGACAACCTGGCAATGGACTCCGAAGAGCGGCTTCTGGGAAAGATGGCCCGGCGGTTGCGGCAGATCAAACGCAAGGTTGATACCCTGGCGCGCTGGAGCGATCGCGAATTTGCTTTTATATTCAATGGATTGACCAATAATGACCAGGTGGCCTTGATGGTGGAGCGCCTCCGGGAATCCCTGAATCAACCCTTTTTGATTTTCGGGAAGGAGTCGACGGTCCGGGTCAACATGGGCGTGGCCATCTTTCCGCAGGATGGCGAAAAACCCGACCTGCTGATCAAAAACGCCGTGACTGCTTTAAGAAAGGCCAGAGAGTTGGGATATGGCCATTGGGAGTTCTATGAGTCGGGGACGCGCCTGGAAATGGAGGCGCGCCTGCACAAAATCGAACAGTTGCGGCGAGCCATTCACAAAGGGGAGTTCACTCTTTGTTATCAGCCCAAATGGAATCCACAAGCGCACAGATTTACCGGATTCGAAGCCCTGGTGCGCATGCATCTGGATGGCAACGTGACCGTCTCTCCCATGGAGTTCATTCCTCTGGCCGAGGAGTCGGGCCTGATTCTGCCGCTGGGGGAGTGGATCATCCAGACGGCCTGCCATCAGGCTCGCGCCTGGCTGGATGCGGGCATGCAAGGGTTTACCATGGCCATCAACCTCTCGCCCCGCCAGTTGTTGGATCCGAATTTCCCCAAAATGATGCATGCCGCCTTGGATGCGTCGGGCATTCCTCCCCACATGTTGGAGTTTGAAATCACTGAAAGCGTGGTGATGCAGAGTTCCCACCAGGCCGTTGAACTGCTGGGAGCGTTTCAATCCCTGGGCATCACCGTGGCCCTGGATGATTTTGGCACCGGCTTCTCCTCCCTGAGTCGTCTGCACCGGTTGCCGATTCAGACATTGAAGATCGACCGCTCGTTCGTCCAGGATATCCATCTCAGCAGCAAGAGCGAGGGCATCGTTGCGGCCATCATCGCCCTGGGCCGCAACCATGGGCTCCAGATTGTCGCGGAAGGGGTTGAAAATCTGGAGCAGTTCAATATACTCTCACGCGCCGGTTGCGATGAGTTGCAGGGGTTTTATATCCACAGACCCCTGGATCCTGACCATGCGTGCCGGATTTTCAGGGATCCGGATCTCCACTTTTTGCTCCCGGATTCCAGGTGA
- the phoU gene encoding phosphate signaling complex protein PhoU yields the protein MKNFTAEKHIHHAFDQDLEQLDAMVLEMCDLVASLLQDAVTAVTTIDQSLARTVVERDRAIDELELKVEELAVRILALREPKGVDLRWVIAALESSSDLERMGDMAKNIAKRVAILTHYTPVEGIADILPMSRLILDFLAKLRLAWAEKDSELALQTWTGDAEIDSLFDGMFHNLMMVMIQSPQHITPGTHLLFVAKNLERIGDHITNVAEAIHYVETGHKLDGVRPRTDAHYRYHVPPAAPSDADAEVTEEDVEKTESSGGRSGKEG from the coding sequence ATGAAAAATTTCACTGCGGAAAAACATATTCATCACGCCTTCGACCAGGATCTGGAGCAGTTGGATGCCATGGTGCTGGAGATGTGTGACCTGGTCGCATCTCTCCTCCAGGATGCCGTGACAGCCGTGACCACCATCGATCAAAGTCTGGCCCGGACCGTGGTCGAACGCGACCGCGCCATCGACGAGCTTGAGCTGAAGGTCGAAGAGCTGGCAGTGCGCATCCTGGCATTGCGTGAACCCAAAGGTGTTGACCTGCGCTGGGTTATCGCCGCGTTGGAGTCATCTTCCGATCTTGAACGCATGGGGGATATGGCCAAAAATATTGCCAAGCGCGTGGCCATCCTGACCCATTACACCCCGGTCGAGGGGATTGCCGACATCCTTCCCATGTCGCGGCTGATCCTTGATTTTCTGGCCAAGCTTCGTTTGGCCTGGGCTGAGAAAGACTCCGAACTTGCGTTGCAAACCTGGACTGGCGATGCCGAGATCGACTCCCTCTTCGACGGCATGTTCCATAACCTCATGATGGTGATGATTCAATCCCCCCAGCACATCACACCCGGAACCCATCTGCTGTTCGTGGCCAAAAATCTCGAACGGATCGGCGACCACATCACCAACGTCGCCGAAGCCATTCACTACGTGGAGACCGGGCACAAGCTGGATGGCGTCAGGCCCAGAACAGATGCCCATTATCGATATCACGTTCCCCCGGCAGCTCCATCCGACGCTGATGCCGAGGTCACAGAGGAGGATGTCGAAAAAACAGAGTCCTCTGGAGGTCGGTCCGGGAAAGAGGGGTGA